From the genome of Sphingobacterium sp. UGAL515B_05:
GTTATTATTTGTTAGCAAAGATTATTGAAAAAGTCTCCGGTGAGCATTACGCTACTTTTTTAAAGAAAAATATATTTGATAAAGCTGGGATGAAGAACACCGGAGTTAGTAACAATGAATCCATCGTGACGAAAAAAGCAAAAGTATATTATCATAATGACCAAGGTTTTATCCATAACCCCTATATCAACTGGGAGATTAACCAAGGTCACGACGGTATTTATTCAACCGTTGAAGATCTAGCCATTTGGGACCAAGCTCTTTATGGAACATCGATCCTATCAGCGGCGATGAAGAAAAAAATGTTTACACCATATAACTCCGAAAATTGGGGCTATGGATTCATTATCAATCCATTTTATAATCACGGACATTATTTGATTGCACATGACGGCGGATTCTTTGGGACAATGACTTCTTTTAATCGATTTACTGACGACAAACTCTTTGTCACTGTCCTTTCTAATAACGGCTCAGCCTCCCATATCATAGGTTACGGCCTTTCAGCAATTGCCTTTGGTAAAGAAGTGGAAATCCCCTACAAACATCATCGCGCCAAAATAGATACAACCATATACAATAACTATGTGGGTGAGTATGGAAAAATACGAATATTAAAAATTGGTGGCAAACTCTATTATAATGATGCGGATATTGAACTCATTCCCGAGTCTAAAACAAAATTTTTCAGAGCAGACGACAACGACAGAACGATCGAGTTTGTTGAAGACAAAACAGATGGCTACAATTCCAATATTTTAACAAAAGGTGGAGTTAAGGAAGTTTTCCCACGATCCAATAGAAATGAATGAAACGCTATGCATGCTGCTGGAATAACGATTTTAATTTATTATTTGAAACCTTAAAGAAAAAAGTTAAATTACACCTATATCGGTCCAGCGTTAGATCGGATATAGCGTATACTAAATTATAAGATATTGCAACAGATAGATCAGGAACCGAAGAAAGCCAAAAAGAAACTGTTATCGAAGTCTTTTATATTATGCCTAATCTTTATGACGGCATATCTCATCAGTTTTTTCGTTTTTGATCTAAGCAGCAGTGAAAAGTTGAGTTATATTATTTTTTCACCTTTTGTTTGTGTACTGAGCTGGATATTTTTTCATTTCTTTTTGCTGGTAAAGGATACACGCAATTTGAAGTACTACTTACTGGGATGTGCCCTGATCGCATGCACTATTATTTATACAAATGGTATTTTTGATATCGATATTAGGCTTCAAAACTTTTTACACTCCTCAAAACTGCCAAATGAATACAGCAAATATGATGACATCAATAAGCTAAAAAACCAGTTTGGGAAACATGAAATCATACTCTTCAAGGCAAGTGACCACCCTATAGATCAGTTTTTGACTAAAAACAATGAATTAATCATTCATTGTTTAACCGGTGCAACCGACACTGACAGTCCATCAACAGTTATTCATACATTCTATAAACTGGATAAAGATGGCGATCAGATTGATGAATACTCCTTTAAGCAGGATAAGGATGACGATTCAGAAATTTTATTTGAGGGGTATTTGATCAACGTTTCCAAACATTACTTTCGCAGCTGGCCATTGAACGGAGATACTACAAAAAAAACAATTGAAGTATTCAACGCAAATCTCAACTGGCCCGCAGATCAACAAGGCCAAAAACTAAATGATATTGAAAGTAAAGCCATTTATCTGCTGTCAGAGAAAATCTATCATTCCGATCAAAGCAATTCGAAAAGCTATACGAAGCGAACTTATTTTATAGACGATAACTGGTATGTATTCTACGAAAACATATCGGATGATAATAATTTAGTCCCACAAAGCTCATCTAAGGGCCGTACCGTAAATGATCTTTTTGGTCACTGGGATAAGAATGAATGGGTAACGAATACTACTCCCCCTAACATTAGATCAGTTTATTATCAGAAAATCAAACGTGTTCGCAATAGACATGACGTCAAAACGGGGAAATATGAAAAAGGAGACCTTTGGCAAGGCTGCCTATTCTCACAGCTTATTGTCGAAAATGACACCTTAAGATTTAAAGACAGCTTATACCTGGACGAAAAATGGCATTGGTCTCAAGTCGACATCAACAATAAAAACATCGGCACACTAACCTTTGAGAATACCGACCAATTTAATGCATATGGCTTTTATGCAAATCCAGCTTTAAATTATCAACTTTTCACCAACCAACGCAACAAACTTTATTTAATTACAAAGAAGTGATTTGTAGCTTGGTGCCGCTAAATTTCGGCAAACATGAAGCGTTCAAAATACAAACCTACTTTTCGCTGTCCAAAATAATGACTATATTAGAACAAATCGCTTTTTTGTGAAAATATATCCAATTTAACAGCCATTGGATCCTAGTTAAAAATTAAATTCTGGAATAGTAGGAAATAAATCATATGAACAAAAGGTATTTTTTCTATATTATCATCGTTATCAGCTTGTTCACTTCGTGTGGCCTTATCCATAATCTTCCCGATTCGGCTTCCCCCAATACCGGCGTAGATCCTAACCTGTGGTACTCATTTGTGGATCAAAATGGTAATTTCTACCCCGACAATTGGAAGAAAAACTATGGCATTCCTTCCAATAAAGCGGCCCGAGATCCCTATTCGCTTATGAAAATTGCCACCGATAGAGGTGACCGTGAACAATTACTCGCTTTTGAACGCAGTAACATGCTACGTCTGTCAAAACGTATTGCTCCAAAAAAACGTGTGTTCATTTTAGTCCATGGCTTTAATGCTGATGAAGAATCTGTTGTAAAACAATATAAATATATTTCCGATCATATCGTTACAAACCCTAAAAACGATGAAATCATTCGATTTTATTGGGATGGTCTACGATCTACCTCCCCTTTTCGTTCCGCCAAAAACTGGTTTTCAGCGGCCTCTTTTAGCCAGATGGCCGGTGAATTTGGATTAAGACGTATACTGAACAATATGGCCGATAAGGATGTCTTCATCATATCACATAGTCGTGGAGCATCTGTGGTTATGAGCGCTATTTCAAATCCTGAATACAATAGCTCATTTTCAGCACAAGCAAAAGACGTTCACAATGTTGATATCGAGCGGGCAAAGCCATTGTTAGAAAACAAAAATAGAATTACCTGCATTATGTTGGCTCCAGCGATAGGACTTTCCGAGTTTCAATATACGGATACGGTAAGTAATACAAAAAAATTTGTAAATCTCAGCTCACAAGTCAAGAAAATACACATCACTATCAACGGAACGGACAAGATGTTGAAGAAGTTTTTTGGATTCTTATCGAACAAACTTAATCCAACTGATCTTGGATACAAAGAGGAAAGTTATAACGCCCTTAAGAAAAATTACAGCATCTTTTCTATGACTGATTTCACAGGAATGTCAAGCCATGATTTTAGTCGTTATATCCGAGACCCCAAATTCAAACAGATGCTTCGGGAAGAATCAATCCAAGTGCAATAAGATGTTTACTCGCTAATTAAGTCAACAAGCTATGAATCGAAACTATTCTCTCAAAACGGCCATGGTTACTTACAGAAACGGGTAAGTGTGTGCCGCTATCTTTCACAATGATGCTTGGTATCCCCTGAGCATCTTTAACAATTTCACCTTTTTCGATTTCTACAATATTGCCTAAATGAACTAATTCGCCAACTGCGATGGTATGTATAAAATCAGGGCAAACAATAGTCTTAGTGTAATACCTCTTCCCTTCGCAGATGACTTCTCCCCTTGCGCTGCAAGAAGACCGTTCAATAACTGAACATAGCAATCTTTTAGGCATATATTTCCGAATTCCTGTCTGTCTATTCCATATTTTATAGGCAGCCTCTTTCATGCTCCATAAGAGCCAAACAACAATTTCGGGATCAGGACTGTTCACAATCAACAGTTGTTCATGCTCATTAAATAGCTTAGAAACAAAGCCTCTACGTCTCCAACTACTATCTTTTCTGGACTGAACCAGGTCGATAACGTCATTACCAATCATTTTTCTTGTAACTTGCTTTCGATTATTTCGACTGCAGCTCCGACATTAAGCATACGCTCCATATCGGAATTTTCAATAACGATCCCAAATTGATCTTCGATATCCAGGACAATATCAACCAAATTTGCTGAATTGATTTGTAGATCACGCATAAAATCAGTCTTTTCTGTAAGCTGTCCAAATGCTTCTTCGTTTGTTGTGTAAGGTGCTATAATTGGCTTTAAAGCACCGATCAATTCTTCTCTGTTCATAGGTTTAGTTATCAAATTTTTTAAATATTAAACAGGCATTTACATCCCCAAATCCGAAACTCGCTTTGGCTATAATATAAGGTTTGACATCAACTTGATGTAATGGTATTCTTGATGGATCTATCATTGCTGTAATCTCAGGATGTAAATCAGTACAATTACTGTTTCCAAATACAAATCCATGATATAACTGCAAAACTGTGGCCACGCATTCTATGCTACCTGCCGCACTGAGACAATGCCCAGTCATTCCTTTTAGCGAGTTTATCAATGGAAAATCTTTCCCTTTACGCCCAAGGGCCTCAGTCCAGTTTTCTATTTCAAAAGCATCTTTGGCCGTTGCCGTTAAATGACCGTTTATGGCATCGACATCCCATCCGGAGACGCCCGAATTTTTTAGGGCTTCCGCAATACATCGGCGTACAGCATCAGCATTTGGAGCTGTCATACTGCCCGTTCCACGTTGCCCTCCAGAATTTACTTGACCGCCCAATAACTCGCCATATATCATGGCCTTGCGTTCTAAGGCACTTTCCAAATCTTCCAGTAGTAGGGCTCCAGCTCCGCTACCCGGTACGAATCCTGCGGCTGTTGCACTCATTGGGCGAGAACCTTCCGCAGGGCGGTCATTATATTGCGAGCTACAGACACGAAGTGCATCAAAACCGCCCCAAATATAAGGCCCACTATCTCCAGTACTACCTGCTAGCATGCGCTTTGCTCTTCCGGACCTAATCCGGTCATAGGCCATTAGAATTGCTTCGGTCCCGGTAGCACAGGCAGAGGAATTGGTGGTGACCTGATTTCCGAGCCCTAATTTCCCACCTAAATATGCACTGACACCACTATTCATCGTTTGGGCAACGACTGTACTGCCTAGCCTACGTGTTTGCAGCTCATCAATTTTATAGATACTCTCCCGAAACTTATCGATACCTGAGGTGCCTGAACCAAAGACTGTTCCACTATCCCAATCGGGGAGCGAATTTAAGGCAATAGGAAAACCTGCATTTGTCCAAGCCTCCATTCCAGCTATGACACCGTATAATATGCCTGTACTGTTAAAACCTCTAAGCTCAAGTTCCGTGAAACATTGTCTTTTGAGATCATCCGATACTTGTGGCATTCCAGCAATCTGACAGGAAAACTGTAATTTTTCCAACTGCACATCATGTCTAACACCGGAGACACCCTCTTTTAGCGCCTGTGTAAAGGCCGGTACGCCCACTCCATTGGGTGCAACGACCCCTAATCCTGTAATAACAACTCTCTTCATAGCTCCTCGGTAATCATACCTGCCAATATTCCTTTACAAACTTCCTGTCCAGCTTCATTTTTCATCGTAACCGCACATTTTAACTTTCCAAACCTAAAATATATTTTTTTTGAAATTACCGTCACTTTTTCCTTTGGAAACACGGGTTTTAAAAATTGTATTTCAGTAGAAGTCAATGCAATAGAAGAGCCCTGTATAAAGTCTTTATTGAGCAGAAAAATTCCCAAACAAGCTAAACCTATTTGGGCCATTGTTTCGATCAGAATAACTCCTGGAGTGATCGCTTTTTCATTAAAATGACCCCTATAAAAATCCAGATTTTCATCAAAGGTATAGGTACCTACAACACCTTCCGCATCGACGTGAATCAATGCGTCGACAAATAAAAACGGGGCACTGTAAGGCAATTTGGCTAATATAGAATTCAGATCCATCATTCAAATTTAGTAGGTTACCACTGTAATAAAACGCGCTGTGCCGAAAATCCAGGACCAAAACTCAGCATTAGCCCCAATTCACCGACCTGAGGACTACGTTTCATAATACGTTCGAGGACATATAACACCGTAGCGCTCGACATATTACCATACTGTGCCAGCACAGCCTTAGTATCCGCAATATCCTTATCAAATTCAGCAAAAATATCTTCGATTGCAGCGACTATCTTTTTTCCACCTGGATGAAAAATCATGTAATCAATATCTTTAATTTCAAGCTGGTTCTTCTTCAAAAATGGATGTATAACGGCATCAAAATGAGACGCGATCACATTCGGCACTTCAACATCCAGTATCATCTGCATACCGCTGTTTGTCAGCTTAAATCCCATAATATCTTCCGCATCATAAAAATGGTACATCTCCTGATCAAGAATCACCGGACCATTGTCTGACTCGTCGGAGGAAAGTAGACAGCAAGCTGCACCATCTCCAAATATTGCGGCACTGACCATGTTTGACATGGAGAAATCTTCCAGCTGAAAAGTTGCTGTTGGCGCTTCGACGGCAATTACCGCAGCACGTTTGCCTGGGTTGGCCTGAAGAAAATTTTTAGCATAAATAATACCTGAAACACCAGCAACACAACCCATTTCGGTAACTGGTAACCGCACAATGTCCTGTCGGAGTTTCATCGTATTGATGAGATACGCGTCTAGCGAAGGGATCATAATTCCAGTACAACTCACTGTAATGATATAATCCAGGCACTGCGGATCCCATCCCGTTTGCCCAAGGGCCTTACGAAGCGCTTGCTCCCCTAGGACCGTTGCCTCCCGACAGTACACATTATTTTTTTCTTCAAAAGACGTCGCTGTGAAGACCTCTTTCGGATCCATAATAGCATATCGTCTTTCCACAGCAGAGCCTTCGAAAAGTTTCTTGATCTTTTTAATAAAACGAGGCTCTTGTCGATGGAGCCAGATATCCAATAGCGGAAGGATCTCTGCCGTAGCACAAGAATATTTAGGAAGTTGCTTCGCAACACTTACTATCTTTACGTTCATATCTTGGAAATTATCCACTGGTAACGAAAGGCCCATTTCCATTGGATGCTATAATTTTCTAATTTCAGTTTATTGGAGTATTGGGTAAGTTCCTCCTTTTTAAACCCACGCAGTATTGAAACAAGCCCATCCACTTTTGTCATTCTATTTAACCTAAAAAGAACAGCAATGGTTTGAAAAAGCCGGTAAGCCAGTTTACTCCTTTGTAAATCGTTGATGACGACCCCCAGTTTTGATACGTTGACCAGACTACCTAGCAACCGAAGGATCTCTTCATCGTCGAAATGGTGTATAGTAAGTGTACACAGAATAATATCATACTTGACATCTTCAAAATTCTCTTCAAAGATATCCGCACACAAATAGGATATATTACTATAATCTTTCGACAAATCCCCCGCATAATTTATTGTATAGGGGTTGGCATCTATACCGAGCATTGAAAGCTTAATATGATGTCTATTGCCATAATCACTCAACATGCGAAGCATGTCCCCATTCCCACAACCGATATCCACAATCGTTATTGTTTCATTCTTGCAGCTGGTTGAAAGTAATTTTTTCACACCATTCAGCGTAATGTTATTTCCGCCTAAAAAACGATTAATCTTTGCGATCTTGTCCAACGTGGTACGAAGTTCTTCTCCTTCGAGCAGAAAATCGTCCATGATCTCATGCTCCGATGTTCTCTGTTTTGTGTTTATTCCCATTTTATTGACCTTGCATTTCCATGAGTTTGTTTAATAATCCAGCTGAGCATTTTCGGAAAAAATGAGGCAGTCTTCATTAAAACTGCGGTTCCCATTTTATAGCTTAACAGGCTCGACAGAAGTCGTCCGAATAAGAGGCGTTTTTTAAACGTTCGATTCCATTGCTTGACATAAGCCTTTTCCAATTGCTTTCGTGAATGAATATGGCCCCGGTAATATTCCAGGACAAGCTCAGAAGCTATTTTTGCGCTGTGTATCGCCATCGCCATCCCATTTCCGCAGAATGGATGAATAAGACCGGCTGTGTCACCAATCATAAGAATATGGTTTTCTACCGCTGATTTCTTATCAAACGACAATTGACTGATCGTAAACGGCTTGTCAAAAAGTAGCCTACTGTGCTCAAAAAAATACTTAAGATGCTTATTTTTAGACAAAACATACTGCTGATAATCATCGATGTTTTTGTACCTCTTGAACGTTTTTACATCGGCCAGATAGCATAAATTTATCCGGTCATCTTCGACCTTGGAAATCCCACAATAGCCTCCTTCAAAATGATGCAAGGCAATTAGGTCATTCGGAAAATCGCCCGAATAGTGCGCCTTAACAGCCATCCAGGGAGAGGTTTTCGTTATAAAATCACGAGATAAGAGCTGATCCATATTACTGCGTTTTCCATACGCGCCCAGTACAATTTTTGATCTTAATACCTGATCTTGAAACGAAACAGCAAATGTATCTCTGCTAAAGGAAATACCAGTTACAGTCGCAATCACAATTGTACAACCTTTACCTTTTGCTTGCTGATACAACAGATTATCCAACGCATAACGACTGACACCAATCCCACCCAAGGGCAGCCTGACCCTATTCATCTGTCCATCTTCTGTCGTGAACTCAAGCTCCTGAATATGTGTTGGACCTAGCGATTCAACATCCACCTGCAGCCAATGGAGGTAGGCCAAAATTTCGTTCGAAACATATTCGCCGCAAACCTTATGACGAGGAAAATCATGTTTTTCGATTAACGTCACATTGAATCCTTGTTTAGACAGATGCAATGCACTCGTAAGTCCAGCCAAACCACCACCTGTAATAATCACATCAGGATTTATTGCCATATATCCAAATTTGCTCTATATGAGTATCATTTACAAAAGATCAACGCTATACATTGTGCTTCAGTTTCCTAAATTGGTTGCCCTATTATTCAATAAACGATTCTTAATAAACCTGTCCTCGGTCTAACATCTCTTTGCATAAGGCAATATCGTCCATCTGCTTTTATCAAAAGTCTATCTGATAACAGCCCTTTGCAATAAATAGTTTTTATTTGGGTGTAAAATAAAAAAGCACTTTAATTTACCTGATAGACAAACGGCTTAACCACTGTGGTAAGTTGAATAAAGAAGGCGTCTATCTGAATTTATCTTCACGGTCGACAAACAATTTATCCAGAAAAAGATATCTGTTCCGAAATTCTTCAGCAGACGCTTTCACCTCAATATTCAAATTCAGAATATTCATGCGTTTATCTTTTGCTGTTGTTTTCGGCCAGGTTGCGAGCCCTTTTCCATTTGGATCGCCCGTCTTGATAAAATTAATAAAGTACTGCTGACCAAGTTTTGATACCTTGTAATCGTCTTTCGTCCATGCAAAGACATCATTGCTCTGCAGATTTCCCAATAAATATTCAATATCACTCGCATGGAAAGCACCCGGTAGGGGCTGTGGGCTTTTTTCCTTGGCTTCCTGCGCAGATTTCTTAGTAATTCCTCCCGCGAGCCCAGTTTGAGCATCGCGGTATGCCGGTTGCATGGGCGGCCGCGGTTTACCGAATATATAAACGTAGACTGGCTGACCGCTATTCTTTCGTTGCAGATCAAGCCATTTCCAGGTACTATAAACGATAAAATTATCGCTACCTAAGGCAGTTGCTGACCGAATGACTTCCGCCTCTGTCTTTCCAGGATAAAGCTTGAGCAATTCGTCAGCCTTAAGGTCATATTGTGCTCTTACTAATTTTTCATAATTCTCCGGAGATGGATACAATTTACCCATGTAGGCGGTATATGGAGCTTCCGTAGACGTCCAGCCTGCAAGTAGGGGGACTTTAGACTGTTCCCCGGCCTCAAAAATAGCCAAAGGAGATTTCGGCAGAAAATAGCCATCGACAATCAAACGGGTCGCAAAGGCCCCCGGCTCGCTGGCTTTATCAAGGAGTTCGGCCGCAGGAATTTCACGTAGCTTATCAAGCCCCTCGGCATTTATACGCGTTGCAAATGTAGTCCCTTGTTGCTCTTGCTCAGTAATAGAGGCCGTGCCATACCGCAAGTTAAAAACACTTCCGCTCTGACCGATAGCACGTTTAAATAGTCCTTTGGACAACGGACTCGTCATCTGGGCAGAAACCGACATACTCCCTGCCGACTCACCACCGATGGTGACGGCATCGGGATCCCCACCAAATGCAGCAATATTTTTTTTGACCCAAACCAAAGCTGCATGCTGATCCAGCAGTCCATAATTTCCGGAAGCATGTTTCGGAGATTCCTCGGTTAATGCTGGATGCGCAAAAAAGCCAAAGATTCCAAGGCGATAGTTGACTGTAACGACAATAAGACCTTCTTTGGCAAAACTTTCACCATCATAGCGATTTTCCGATCCATCACCAGCATTGAAACCTCCGCCGTAAAAATAAACTAAAACAGGAAGTTTGCCCGAACCAAGGGTCTTTGGACGCCATACATTCAGGTAGAGACAGTCTTCACTGATGCCGGGTGACCGAAATCGCATGTCCCCATAGATCGGTTTCTGCATCGGAGAATAACCAAAATGATCTGCCTTACGAATACCAGACCAATGTTCGGCAGCTTGCGGTTCTTTCCACCTCAGGTCGCCTACTGGCGGTTTTGCAAAGGGAATTCCTCGAAAGGACTCTACCCCGCTTGACAAGGTAATTCCTTCGAGTACCCCCTCTTCAACCTTAACCTGAGGCATTTGTGCGAAAACAAATGATGCAACCAAAAGCTGAACAACAGTAAAAAAAATATTTTTCATCATAACATCCATTTAAAACTCCATGGTTTTATTCTTTCAGTTAAAATACAAAATAAAACTTATACTGTCGTGATAGTCTGATATTTCACTGCAAAAACCTAAAGAAAACTTAACCAATCGGCAAATAGCTGCAACAACAGAATGTTTAGTAGGTAATCCGCTCAATTGAAAAATTCATTTGGATTTACCCTTGAAACGTCTGTTGCAAATGAAAAAATCTGAACAATCTACTTATTCCGGATCGACCTTTCCCTTTGTACTCTGTTTAGTAAATTTCACAACTGGATTATAAATTGGTTTAATTGTCCTGAGATAAGCATATATACT
Proteins encoded in this window:
- a CDS encoding serine hydrolase domain-containing protein, with amino-acid sequence MKLLILLMLCPVFLVAQEKTSAKLAAYMQAQADVNNFSGTVLVMKNGAILLKKAYGLADYEWNIKNTLDTKFQLASVTKQFTAAAILQLVDNGRLSLNDKLSKFFPDYPKADSISIHMLLSHSPGLAMGFKEIALSSISRDSAYAAIKKIPFEFSPGTNSAYSNIGYYLLAKIIEKVSGEHYATFLKKNIFDKAGMKNTGVSNNESIVTKKAKVYYHNDQGFIHNPYINWEINQGHDGIYSTVEDLAIWDQALYGTSILSAAMKKKMFTPYNSENWGYGFIINPFYNHGHYLIAHDGGFFGTMTSFNRFTDDKLFVTVLSNNGSASHIIGYGLSAIAFGKEVEIPYKHHRAKIDTTIYNNYVGEYGKIRILKIGGKLYYNDADIELIPESKTKFFRADDNDRTIEFVEDKTDGYNSNILTKGGVKEVFPRSNRNE
- a CDS encoding alpha/beta hydrolase is translated as MNKRYFFYIIIVISLFTSCGLIHNLPDSASPNTGVDPNLWYSFVDQNGNFYPDNWKKNYGIPSNKAARDPYSLMKIATDRGDREQLLAFERSNMLRLSKRIAPKKRVFILVHGFNADEESVVKQYKYISDHIVTNPKNDEIIRFYWDGLRSTSPFRSAKNWFSAASFSQMAGEFGLRRILNNMADKDVFIISHSRGASVVMSAISNPEYNSSFSAQAKDVHNVDIERAKPLLENKNRITCIMLAPAIGLSEFQYTDTVSNTKKFVNLSSQVKKIHITINGTDKMLKKFFGFLSNKLNPTDLGYKEESYNALKKNYSIFSMTDFTGMSSHDFSRYIRDPKFKQMLREESIQVQ
- a CDS encoding 4'-phosphopantetheinyl transferase superfamily protein, which encodes MIGNDVIDLVQSRKDSSWRRRGFVSKLFNEHEQLLIVNSPDPEIVVWLLWSMKEAAYKIWNRQTGIRKYMPKRLLCSVIERSSCSARGEVICEGKRYYTKTIVCPDFIHTIAVGELVHLGNIVEIEKGEIVKDAQGIPSIIVKDSGTHLPVSVSNHGRFERIVSIHSLLT
- a CDS encoding acyl carrier protein; the protein is MNREELIGALKPIIAPYTTNEEAFGQLTEKTDFMRDLQINSANLVDIVLDIEDQFGIVIENSDMERMLNVGAAVEIIESKLQEK
- a CDS encoding beta-ketoacyl-[acyl-carrier-protein] synthase family protein, with product MKRVVITGLGVVAPNGVGVPAFTQALKEGVSGVRHDVQLEKLQFSCQIAGMPQVSDDLKRQCFTELELRGFNSTGILYGVIAGMEAWTNAGFPIALNSLPDWDSGTVFGSGTSGIDKFRESIYKIDELQTRRLGSTVVAQTMNSGVSAYLGGKLGLGNQVTTNSSACATGTEAILMAYDRIRSGRAKRMLAGSTGDSGPYIWGGFDALRVCSSQYNDRPAEGSRPMSATAAGFVPGSGAGALLLEDLESALERKAMIYGELLGGQVNSGGQRGTGSMTAPNADAVRRCIAEALKNSGVSGWDVDAINGHLTATAKDAFEIENWTEALGRKGKDFPLINSLKGMTGHCLSAAGSIECVATVLQLYHGFVFGNSNCTDLHPEITAMIDPSRIPLHQVDVKPYIIAKASFGFGDVNACLIFKKFDN
- a CDS encoding 3-hydroxyacyl-ACP dehydratase FabZ family protein, whose translation is MMDLNSILAKLPYSAPFLFVDALIHVDAEGVVGTYTFDENLDFYRGHFNEKAITPGVILIETMAQIGLACLGIFLLNKDFIQGSSIALTSTEIQFLKPVFPKEKVTVISKKIYFRFGKLKCAVTMKNEAGQEVCKGILAGMITEEL
- a CDS encoding type III polyketide synthase; its protein translation is MNVKIVSVAKQLPKYSCATAEILPLLDIWLHRQEPRFIKKIKKLFEGSAVERRYAIMDPKEVFTATSFEEKNNVYCREATVLGEQALRKALGQTGWDPQCLDYIITVSCTGIMIPSLDAYLINTMKLRQDIVRLPVTEMGCVAGVSGIIYAKNFLQANPGKRAAVIAVEAPTATFQLEDFSMSNMVSAAIFGDGAACCLLSSDESDNGPVILDQEMYHFYDAEDIMGFKLTNSGMQMILDVEVPNVIASHFDAVIHPFLKKNQLEIKDIDYMIFHPGGKKIVAAIEDIFAEFDKDIADTKAVLAQYGNMSSATVLYVLERIMKRSPQVGELGLMLSFGPGFSAQRVLLQW
- a CDS encoding methyltransferase domain-containing protein → MGINTKQRTSEHEIMDDFLLEGEELRTTLDKIAKINRFLGGNNITLNGVKKLLSTSCKNETITIVDIGCGNGDMLRMLSDYGNRHHIKLSMLGIDANPYTINYAGDLSKDYSNISYLCADIFEENFEDVKYDIILCTLTIHHFDDEEILRLLGSLVNVSKLGVVINDLQRSKLAYRLFQTIAVLFRLNRMTKVDGLVSILRGFKKEELTQYSNKLKLENYSIQWKWAFRYQWIISKI
- a CDS encoding NAD(P)/FAD-dependent oxidoreductase; amino-acid sequence: MAINPDVIITGGGLAGLTSALHLSKQGFNVTLIEKHDFPRHKVCGEYVSNEILAYLHWLQVDVESLGPTHIQELEFTTEDGQMNRVRLPLGGIGVSRYALDNLLYQQAKGKGCTIVIATVTGISFSRDTFAVSFQDQVLRSKIVLGAYGKRSNMDQLLSRDFITKTSPWMAVKAHYSGDFPNDLIALHHFEGGYCGISKVEDDRINLCYLADVKTFKRYKNIDDYQQYVLSKNKHLKYFFEHSRLLFDKPFTISQLSFDKKSAVENHILMIGDTAGLIHPFCGNGMAMAIHSAKIASELVLEYYRGHIHSRKQLEKAYVKQWNRTFKKRLLFGRLLSSLLSYKMGTAVLMKTASFFPKMLSWIIKQTHGNARSIKWE
- a CDS encoding carboxylesterase/lipase family protein, which gives rise to MMKNIFFTVVQLLVASFVFAQMPQVKVEEGVLEGITLSSGVESFRGIPFAKPPVGDLRWKEPQAAEHWSGIRKADHFGYSPMQKPIYGDMRFRSPGISEDCLYLNVWRPKTLGSGKLPVLVYFYGGGFNAGDGSENRYDGESFAKEGLIVVTVNYRLGIFGFFAHPALTEESPKHASGNYGLLDQHAALVWVKKNIAAFGGDPDAVTIGGESAGSMSVSAQMTSPLSKGLFKRAIGQSGSVFNLRYGTASITEQEQQGTTFATRINAEGLDKLREIPAAELLDKASEPGAFATRLIVDGYFLPKSPLAIFEAGEQSKVPLLAGWTSTEAPYTAYMGKLYPSPENYEKLVRAQYDLKADELLKLYPGKTEAEVIRSATALGSDNFIVYSTWKWLDLQRKNSGQPVYVYIFGKPRPPMQPAYRDAQTGLAGGITKKSAQEAKEKSPQPLPGAFHASDIEYLLGNLQSNDVFAWTKDDYKVSKLGQQYFINFIKTGDPNGKGLATWPKTTAKDKRMNILNLNIEVKASAEEFRNRYLFLDKLFVDREDKFR